CTTAGCCTCAAGATTGTTCATCACCTTGTTGATACGCGCCACAAGATAGTTGTAGGCAAACAGTGCTATAATGCCTACCACAAGACCGGCAACAGTCGTGACAAGAGCAGCGTAGATGCCGTCGGCAAGCACGGCAATGTTTGCACTGGTACCTGCTGATGCGAGATTATAGAACGCATCGACCATGCCTATCACAGTGCCGAGGAATCCGATCATGGGTCCTCCGGCAGCAGCTGTGGCAAGCCATGAAAGCCCTTTCTCAAGATTGGCAATCTCTATGTTGCCAGTGTTCTCGATAGCCACAAGGACATCGTTCATAGGACGTCCGATTCGTGAAATTCCTTTGAGTATGAGACGAGAATATGGTGTGTCGGTGCGGTTGCACAGATTGCGTGCGCTCTCGATCTCACCATCCTTTATGTAGTCACGTATGCGTTCCATGAACGACGAATCCTCTTTACGGGCGCGGCTGATGGCGATGTAACGCTCCACAAAGATATATATACTTATCACAGACAGTATTGCGAGGGGTATCATGATAAGACCTCCACGCATAGTGAGGTCCCATACTGAGAGTTCCTGTACCATCTGAGCAGCCTGGTCCTGCATGACCGGTGTGAATGCGGATGCCGCTGAGTTCAAGGTGTCGACAAATTGTTCCTGAAACATAACTGAGAATTACTTAAGGCAATTGAGATAACGGTGGATTGTCTCTTCGAGCCCCAGATACAGGGCATCACAGATTAGAGCATGCCCGATGGAGACTTCGCTCAGGCGAGGTATCATCGAGTGAAAATATTCAAGATTGACCAGGCTGAGATCATGTCCGGCATTTACACCGAGCCCGCATTTCAAAGCTACATCAGCTGCCTCGACAAATGGAGCGACCGCTTTCTCAGGACCGGAAGGGTAAAGGTCGGCGTAGGGCTTTGTGTAAAGCTCTATACGGTCGGTGCCTGTCTTTGCAGCCTGACGGATGTTGTCGGTATCGGTCCCCACAAATATAGAGGTGCGGATACCCTCGGCCTTAAAACGGTCGACAACAGATACGAGGAATTCCATATTGGATGCCACATCCCATCCGGCACTTGAAGTGAGGGCATCGGGAGCATCCGGCACAAGAGTCACCTGAGTAGGACGCACCTGAAGCACGAGGTCCATGAACGACTGGGACGGATAGCCCTCGATATTGAACTCGGTACACACAAGCGGACGCAATCTGTAGACATCATCACGGCGTATATGACGCTCGTCGGGACGCGGGTGCACGGTGATGCCCTGTGCTCCATACGCCTCACAGTCGGCTGCCACTTTGAGAAGATCGGGGACATTCTCTCCACGCGCGTTACGCAGAGTGGCTATTTTATTGATGTTAACGCTTAGATTTGTCATAAAAATTTCGTAATTTTGTGTCGGTGTTACCGAATTCGGATGCAAATTTACCAAGAAAAAACTAAAAAAGGAAAATTTTGACATCAAAAGACTACATATCGCCAAACGAATTTCTTCCCTCACTCCCACCAGGGCATTCCATCGACCGGCTTTTCCCTCATAATGAGGAGTCAAGCCGCCTGTTGGTTAGCTGTATCCCTGCAGACTACAGCGCGTCGCGCATAGCCCGGGCAGTGGAGGATTGTGACGCACATCTCCTGAATCTCAATATCACTGCCGACGGCGAACAACTTGACAACCGTGTGGTGG
The sequence above is drawn from the Duncaniella freteri genome and encodes:
- a CDS encoding MotA/TolQ/ExbB proton channel family protein; the protein is MQDQAAQMVQELSVWDLTMRGGLIMIPLAILSVISIYIFVERYIAISRARKEDSSFMERIRDYIKDGEIESARNLCNRTDTPYSRLILKGISRIGRPMNDVLVAIENTGNIEIANLEKGLSWLATAAAGGPMIGFLGTVIGMVDAFYNLASAGTSANIAVLADGIYAALVTTVAGLVVGIIALFAYNYLVARINKVMNNLEAKTMEFMDLLNEPA
- a CDS encoding pyridoxine 5'-phosphate synthase, whose product is MTNLSVNINKIATLRNARGENVPDLLKVAADCEAYGAQGITVHPRPDERHIRRDDVYRLRPLVCTEFNIEGYPSQSFMDLVLQVRPTQVTLVPDAPDALTSSAGWDVASNMEFLVSVVDRFKAEGIRTSIFVGTDTDNIRQAAKTGTDRIELYTKPYADLYPSGPEKAVAPFVEAADVALKCGLGVNAGHDLSLVNLEYFHSMIPRLSEVSIGHALICDALYLGLEETIHRYLNCLK